From a region of the Solanum stenotomum isolate F172 chromosome 2, ASM1918654v1, whole genome shotgun sequence genome:
- the LOC125856644 gene encoding GATA transcription factor 8-like yields the protein MGSDFVDEIDCSSFFDHMEDLIEFSPENECGGLDAVDCKDFPSIWNDPLPDSDPLFSGSYSNSASDFSAELSVPYEDIVQLEWLSTFVEDSFSCEGLTLGKEHCSVKKESFDSKFLTSSPVSVLESSSSSSSSSTSSSGPGKTLPPLSPCPRGPQRARTKRSRPTTFNPRPVNHLMFPTSVIPQQFVAPGVNSLDSENFAKSPMKKKKKIKLSVPLAPIETNQDNYQPTPQAVRKCLHCEITKTPQWRTGPMGPKTLCNACGVRYKKGRLYPEYRPAASPTFVPSLHSNSHKKVLEMRSNVFPEEDTDYKQAKPRRARPLIIGQAENNTTASTTPTAQSDLNPE from the exons ATGGGTTCGGATTTCGTGGATGAGATAGATTGTAGCAGCTTCTTTGACCATATGGAAGATTTGATTGAGTTTTCCCCAGAGAATGAGTGTGGTGGCCTTGACGCTGTTGATTGTAAGGATTTTCCAAGCATTTGGAACGATCCGTTGCCTGATTCCGACCCTCTTTTCTCTGGCAGTTATAGCAATTCAGCTTCAGACTTCTCGGCGGAGCTCTCAGTTCCG TACGAGGATATCGTTCAACTCGAGTGGCTTTCAACGTTCGTGGAGGATTCCTTCTCTTGTGAGGGTTTGACACTGGGAAAAGAACATTGTTCTGTCAAAAAGGAGTCCTTTGATAGCAAATTCCTGACCTCAAGTCCTGTTTCTGTACTTGagagcagcagcagcagcagcagctcATCCACATCAAGCTCGGGACCGGGGAAAACACTTCCTCCTCTTAGTCCATGCCCCCGTGGTCCACAACGTGCTCGGACTAAACGTTCTCGTCCTACAACTTTTAATCCCCGGCCAGTAAATCACCTCATGTTTCCAACATCAGTAATTCCCCAGCAATTTGTTGCCCCTGGAGTTAACTCATTGGACTCTGAGAATTTCGCCAAGTCTCccatgaagaagaaaaagaaaatcaagttgtcAGTTCCTCTAGCTCCAATCGAGACTAATCAGGATAACTACCAGCCCACGCCACAAGCAGTTAGGAAATGCTTGCATTGCGAGATAACAAAGACGCCTCAATGGAGAACGGGTCCAATGGGACCAAAAACCCTCTGTAACGCCTGTGGTGTTCGCTACAAGAAAGGCAGGCTCTACCCTGAGTACCGTCCTGCTGCAAGTCCCACATTCGTTCCATCCTTGCACTCCAACTCTCACAAGAAGGTTCTGGAAATGAGAAGCAACGTTTTCCCCGAGGAGGATACAGATTACAAGCAGGCCAAGCCTAGACGAGCCCGCCCCCTTATCATTGGCCAAGCTGAAAACAACACCACAGCTAGTACTACTCCAACCGCGCAATCAGATCTCAACCCCGAGTAA
- the LOC125854906 gene encoding phosphatidylinositol 3-kinase, root isoform has product MSGNEFRFFLSCDINLPVTYRIEKLEGKLLPPKLSDSDNVDSTTEERKVELYVESTLYIDGAPFGLPMRTRLETGAPSFCWNELITLSTKYRDLTANSQLSFTVWDVSCGKGGGLIGGATIHLFNMKKQLKTGKHKLRLWPGKEADGSINTTTPGKVPREERGELERLEKLVNKYERGQIQRVDWLDRLAFKAMDKIKESENSRNGSSHLYVVVDFCSFEHRVVFQESGANFLLPSPIASTNELVTVYDPEVGKINPSEHKQLKLARSLNRGIIDRDLKPSITERKSIQRILKYPPTRNLSGDERQMLWKFRFSLMLEKRALTKFLRCVEWSDVQEAKQALELMHKWESIDLCDALELLSPVFESEEVRAYAVSVLEKADDEELQCYLLQLVQALRFERSDKSRLSHFLVQRSLRNVELASFLRWFVAVELHDPAYAKRFYCTYEILEESMLKLGAGASGDEDGYKLWQSLVRQTELTAQLCSIMRDVRNVRGGTQRKIEKLRQLLSGLLSELTYFDEPIRSPLAPDMLITGIIPSESSIFKSALHPLRLTFRTANGGCCKIIFKKGDDLRQDQLVVQMVSLMDRLLKLENLDLHLTPYRVLATGHDEGMLEFIPSKPLAQIISEHRSIVSYLQKFHPDENGPFGITSTCLETFIKSCAGYSVITYILGIGDRHLDNLLLRDDGRLFHVDFGFILGRDPKPFPPPMKLCKEMVEAMGGAESQYYTRFKSYCCEAYNILRKSSNLILNLFHLMAGSNIPDIASDPEKGILKLQEKFRLDLDDEECIHFFQDLINESVSALFPQMVETIHRWAQYWR; this is encoded by the exons GTTTTGCTGGAATGAACTTATTACTTTGAGTACAAAGTATAGAGACTTGACTGCGAACTCACAGTTGTCATTTACA GTTTGGGATGTTTCTTGCGGAAAGGGTGGAGGATTGATTGGTGGGGCTACCATCCATCTCTTCAACATGAAAAAACAGTTGAAGACAGGGAAGCATAAGCTTAGGCTTTGGCCAGGCAAAGAGGCAGATGGATCTATTAATACAACAACACCTGGAAAG GTCCCAAGGGAGGAACGCGGGGAGTTGGAGCGTTTGGAGAAGCTGGTTAATAAGTATGAGAGAGGACAGATTCAACGAGTTGATTGGCTGGATCGCCTTGCATTTAAAGCAATGGACAAAATTAAGGAGTCTGAAAATAGTCGAAATGGAAGTTCTCATTTGTATGTGGTTGTTGATTTTTGCAGTTTTGAACATCGAGTTGTTTTCCAG GAATCAGGAGCAAACTTCTTATTACCGTCTCCTATTGCTTCAACAAACGAACTGGTTACTGTCTATGATCCAGAAGTGGGAAAAATAAATCCTTCTGAACACAAACAACTAAAGCTTGCTAGGAGCTTAAACCGTGGCATCATTGACCGAGATCTTAAACCAAGTATTACAGAAAGAAA GTCAATACAAAGAATTTTGAAGTACCCTCCTACAAGAAATTTGAGTGGTGACGAGAGGCAGATGCTTTGGAAATTCCGTTTCTCATTGATGTTAGAGAAACGGGCTCTCACTAAATTTCTCCGATGTGTCGAGTGGAGTGATGTCCAG GAAGCAAAGCAAGCCTTAGAACTGATGCACAAGTGGGAATCAATTGACCTATGTGATGCACTGGAACTTCTATCTCCTGTTTTTGAGAGTGAAGAG GTTCGTGCCTATGCCGTTAGTGTTCTTGAAAAAGCTGATGATGAAGAGCTTCAGTGCTACCTCCTTCAGTTGGTTCAAGCTCTTCGTTTTGAGCGCTCTGACAAATCTCGCCTTTCTCATTTCCTTGTGCAACGTT CATTAAGGAATGTTGAGTTGGCAAGCTTTCTCCGATGGTTTGTAGCAGTGGAACTTCATGATCCAGCATATGCAAAGCGCTTTTATTGTACCTATGAAATTCTGGAAGAAAGTATGTTGAAG TTAGGAGCTGGTGCAAGTGGAGATGAAGATGGCTATAAGTTGTGGCAGAGCTTGGTGCGCCAGACTGAATTGACTGCTCAGTTATGCTCTATAATGAGGGATGTAAGAAATGTTCGCGGTGGCACACAAAGGAAAATTGAAAAGCTTAGGCAGCTTCTTTCTGGCCTCCTTAGTGAGCTCACTTACTTTGACGAG CCAATACGATCTCCTCTTGCTCCTGATATGTTGATCACTGGGATCATCCCATCAGAGTCTTCAATATTTAAAAGTGCATTGCATCCATTGCGGTTGACATTTAGAACAGCAAATGGTGGATGTTGCAAGATCATATTTAAGAAAGGAGACGATCTTCGACAAGACCAGCTG GTTGTCCAAATGGTGTCACTTATGGACCGATTGCTCAAATTGGAGAATCTTGATTTGCATTTGACTCCATACAGAGTATTGGCAACTGGACATGACGAGGGCATGTTGGAATTTATCCCATCTAAACCGTTAGCACAG ATTATATCAGAGCATCGAAGTATTGTAAGCTACCTGCAGAAGTTTCATCCTGATGAGAATGGACCATTTGGTATTACTTCTACATGTCTTGAGACATTTATAAAAAGCTGTGCTGGTTACTCCGTCATCACGTACATATTGGGCATTGGGGACAG GCATCTTGACAATCTTCTTCTAAGAGATGATGGGCGTCTTTTCCATGTTGATTTTGGTTTCATTTTAGGTCGAGATCCTAAGCCCTTTCCACCGCCAATGAAACTTTGCAAAGAAATGGTTGAAGCTATGGGTGGAGCCGAAAG TCAATACTACACCAGGTTCAAATCCTATTGTTGTGAAGCATACAACATTCTACGAAAATCAAGCAACCTCATACTAAATTTGTTCCATTTGATGGCCGGTTCCAATATTCCTGACATAGCTTCTGATCCCGAGAAGGGCATTCTTAAG CTTCAAGAGAAGTTTCGGTTAGACTTGGACGATGAGGAATGCATTCACTTCTTTCAGGATCTTATCAACGAAAGTGTTAGTGCATTATTTCCGCAAATGGTTGAGACCATTCACCGTTGGGCCCAGTACTGGCGTTGA